From the genome of Varibaculum prostatecancerukia, one region includes:
- a CDS encoding isoprenyl transferase, which yields MTHLTDLVYRLYARNLEKALPTESLPRHVGVILDGNRRWAHQVGAESETGHKVGADKALEFLGWSEEVGIPVVTLWMLSTDNLRRSGEELTKLFDIICGVVEQIASLGRWHLRLLGNLSLLPAPVQDRLREAVAHSCQDSPLTVNIAVGYGGREEITEAVRELLLEKANEGADLSAVAKELSVDEITSHVYTAGQPDPDLVIRTSGEQRLSGFLMWQSTHSEYYFCEAFWPDFRKIDFYRALRDFALRERRMGK from the coding sequence TTGACCCACCTTACTGACCTGGTATATCGCCTCTATGCCCGCAACCTAGAAAAGGCACTACCCACCGAATCTTTGCCGCGCCACGTGGGAGTAATTTTAGATGGAAACCGGCGCTGGGCTCATCAAGTGGGTGCGGAGTCGGAAACGGGCCATAAGGTAGGTGCCGATAAGGCACTGGAATTTTTGGGTTGGAGCGAAGAGGTCGGAATTCCAGTAGTGACTCTCTGGATGCTGTCTACCGACAATCTGCGCCGCTCCGGTGAGGAACTCACGAAACTTTTTGACATTATTTGCGGAGTAGTAGAGCAAATAGCTTCTTTAGGGCGCTGGCACCTCCGTTTACTCGGTAACCTTTCCCTGCTGCCGGCCCCGGTACAAGATCGCCTGCGGGAGGCAGTGGCACATTCTTGTCAGGACTCTCCCCTAACCGTAAATATCGCTGTCGGCTATGGCGGGCGCGAAGAAATTACCGAGGCCGTGCGGGAGTTGCTCCTGGAAAAGGCCAACGAGGGAGCGGATTTAAGTGCCGTGGCCAAAGAACTTTCCGTGGACGAAATAACTTCCCACGTCTATACTGCGGGCCAACCCGACCCGGATCTAGTTATCCGTACCTCGGGTGAACAGCGCCTATCGGGATTCCTAATGTGGCAATCTACCCATTCGGAATACTACTTTTGTGAAGCCTTTTGGCCGGACTTCCGTAAGATTGATTTCTACCGCGCCCTGCGCGACTTTGCTCTCCGTGAGCGTCGCATGGGCAAGTAA
- the nhaA gene encoding Na+/H+ antiporter NhaA yields the protein MQDKHDAENNHSPKQDNKDAVHYFPLEKEVEELVTPPDYQDLAIPSPKDYDEESPHGVFTSIKRILANDIVAGMILVSAAILALILANAPSPVREGYMALSNFEFGPHSLGLHLAVHEWAQDGILTLFFFAVGLELKQEFAIGSLHNIKVAAMPIIAAVFGMAGPACVYLVGTAISGDNAWHGWAIPTATDIAFAVAILQIFGRGLPLAARTFLLTLAVADDLGGILVIAIFYATGMKIVSLLLAFVCAAVFGFLAQKRWGRWWILVPLGILTWYFMHDSGVHATISGVLLGMTVPAKQIAGETEPETERLTEAVNPFSAGLAVPIFAFFAAGVNVVDVAGGPLHVITHPIALSVMVAMPIGKVIGIFGSVAIFTKLTPLTLGKGVGLRDVLPVSLTAGIGFTVALLISHLAFRGDADLTHAGSLGVLMGTFASVILAAIALQIRVRHLKAEGKLHD from the coding sequence ATGCAGGACAAACATGATGCCGAGAACAATCATTCTCCAAAGCAAGATAATAAAGACGCTGTCCACTACTTCCCCCTAGAAAAAGAGGTCGAAGAACTGGTAACTCCCCCGGATTACCAGGATTTGGCGATTCCTTCTCCGAAGGATTACGACGAGGAATCCCCTCACGGGGTCTTTACCTCCATAAAACGAATTTTAGCCAACGACATTGTGGCGGGCATGATTTTGGTCTCGGCCGCCATTTTGGCGCTAATTTTAGCGAATGCGCCCTCCCCGGTGCGCGAAGGCTATATGGCGCTGTCTAACTTCGAGTTCGGCCCGCATTCCCTAGGGCTACATTTAGCGGTACACGAGTGGGCGCAAGACGGAATCCTGACTCTGTTCTTCTTTGCCGTAGGTCTGGAATTAAAACAAGAGTTCGCGATAGGTTCGCTGCACAATATCAAAGTGGCGGCGATGCCGATTATTGCCGCCGTTTTCGGGATGGCCGGCCCGGCCTGTGTCTATCTAGTAGGCACCGCAATTTCAGGTGATAATGCCTGGCACGGCTGGGCGATCCCCACCGCTACCGATATTGCCTTTGCGGTTGCTATTTTACAGATCTTTGGACGCGGACTGCCCTTAGCTGCCCGGACTTTCCTGCTGACCCTGGCGGTCGCCGATGACTTGGGCGGGATTTTAGTGATCGCCATCTTCTACGCCACGGGAATGAAGATTGTTTCCCTACTGCTGGCATTCGTCTGCGCCGCAGTTTTCGGTTTCTTAGCCCAAAAACGGTGGGGCCGCTGGTGGATTCTAGTTCCCTTAGGGATTCTAACCTGGTATTTCATGCACGACTCGGGAGTCCACGCTACTATCTCTGGAGTGCTGCTGGGGATGACGGTTCCCGCCAAACAGATCGCTGGCGAAACCGAACCCGAAACCGAACGTCTTACTGAAGCAGTCAACCCCTTTAGTGCCGGGTTGGCAGTGCCTATCTTCGCTTTCTTCGCTGCCGGGGTAAACGTGGTGGATGTAGCGGGCGGGCCGCTCCACGTAATCACTCACCCAATTGCGCTTTCAGTAATGGTGGCAATGCCAATCGGCAAGGTCATCGGAATCTTCGGTTCTGTAGCCATCTTTACTAAGCTGACCCCTCTCACCTTAGGCAAAGGCGTGGGGCTGCGGGATGTACTTCCAGTTTCGCTAACCGCCGGTATCGGCTTCACCGTGGCATTGCTAATTTCCCACTTGGCCTTTAGAGGGGACGCAGATCTGACCCATGCCGGCTCTCTAGGGGTGCTGATGGGAACCTTCGCTTCGGTAATCCTGGCAGCTATTGCTCTACAAATCCGGGTGCGGCATCTAAAGGCCGAGGGCAAACTCCACGACTAA
- the greA gene encoding transcription elongation factor GreA, protein MAEKTWMTQESYDRLKEELRHLQEVERPAIARRIDEARQEGDLKENGGYHAAREQQSWNETRILQLKEIIENAEVGEPPADDGIVEPGMVVKATLGRREVKFLMGSREASPDVDIDVYSPDAPLGQAIMGHKVGDTVDYQAPNGKNIKVKLLEVTPFE, encoded by the coding sequence ATGGCAGAGAAGACCTGGATGACCCAGGAATCATATGACCGTCTAAAAGAAGAGCTACGCCATCTCCAAGAAGTAGAGCGTCCGGCGATTGCCCGTCGAATCGATGAGGCCCGGCAAGAGGGCGACTTGAAGGAAAACGGCGGTTACCATGCGGCGCGCGAACAACAGTCCTGGAATGAAACTCGGATTCTGCAGCTAAAAGAAATTATAGAGAACGCCGAGGTTGGCGAGCCTCCCGCCGATGACGGGATTGTAGAACCGGGGATGGTAGTAAAAGCAACCTTAGGCCGGCGGGAAGTTAAATTCCTGATGGGGTCCCGGGAAGCCAGCCCCGATGTGGATATCGATGTTTATTCCCCGGATGCTCCACTGGGGCAAGCAATTATGGGACATAAAGTGGGGGATACTGTTGATTACCAGGCTCCCAACGGCAAAAACATAAAGGTAAAGCTGCTGGAAGTTACCCCTTTTGAGTAA
- the xseA gene encoding exodeoxyribonuclease VII large subunit, protein MRTNPDFPKQQLAPTAAQTTRENPWPLSLLTANIKKYVNRMSPLWVSGQVVEYKQRPGARMAFFVLRDANQSTSMTVKCWPTVLDSVGANFSEGAQVVVYAKPDFYEGSGSLSLMAKEVHAVGVGNLLAQIEALRKKLAAEGLFAQENKQPLPVIPRKIGLIVGRNAKAKQDVMVNALARWPLAEFEVREVAVQGPTCAAEVTRALAELDRIPQVEVIVISRGGGAVEDLLPFSEESLVRAAAQARTPLVSAIGHEEDAPLLDFVADYRASTPTDAARKIVPDLQEESLGVEGARSRLRTQILALLDQHLGQLAQLRARPVMADPSAVIAAQEHSLAIDSQRLRFRFETQLENQVTSLRGWRDALKAYSPQGILERGYSILRSPAGGVIKSVSQVNKGDLLEAIFADGTAVTKVFGTNQKNSSGDSDE, encoded by the coding sequence GTGCGCACAAATCCGGATTTTCCCAAGCAACAGCTGGCTCCCACGGCCGCCCAAACCACTCGGGAGAACCCGTGGCCACTGTCTTTGCTGACCGCTAATATCAAGAAATACGTTAACCGGATGTCGCCACTGTGGGTGAGCGGGCAAGTCGTGGAATATAAGCAGCGTCCGGGTGCGCGCATGGCTTTCTTCGTGTTGCGGGATGCTAACCAAAGCACTTCGATGACGGTGAAGTGTTGGCCTACAGTCCTCGACTCGGTGGGAGCTAACTTTTCCGAGGGCGCGCAAGTAGTTGTCTACGCGAAACCGGATTTTTATGAGGGTTCGGGTTCTCTTTCCCTTATGGCGAAAGAAGTTCACGCGGTCGGGGTGGGTAACCTGCTTGCCCAGATTGAGGCACTCCGCAAGAAACTAGCTGCCGAGGGCTTATTTGCGCAGGAAAACAAGCAGCCGCTACCGGTGATTCCCCGCAAAATCGGGTTGATTGTAGGGCGCAACGCGAAAGCCAAACAGGACGTGATGGTGAATGCCTTGGCGCGCTGGCCGCTAGCCGAGTTTGAGGTGCGGGAAGTGGCGGTACAAGGCCCCACTTGCGCTGCGGAAGTAACCCGGGCACTGGCCGAACTGGACAGAATCCCCCAAGTAGAGGTGATTGTAATTTCCCGTGGCGGCGGCGCGGTCGAGGATCTGCTGCCATTTTCTGAAGAATCCTTAGTGCGGGCGGCGGCTCAGGCACGTACCCCTCTAGTTTCCGCTATTGGTCATGAGGAGGACGCGCCGCTACTGGATTTCGTGGCTGACTATCGGGCATCTACCCCCACAGATGCGGCGCGAAAGATTGTTCCTGATTTACAGGAGGAATCCCTGGGGGTTGAGGGAGCCCGCTCCCGTTTGCGCACCCAGATACTCGCCCTCTTAGATCAACACTTAGGGCAGTTAGCCCAGTTGCGCGCGCGCCCAGTTATGGCGGATCCTTCCGCAGTTATTGCTGCTCAGGAACATTCTTTGGCAATAGACAGTCAACGGCTGCGTTTTCGTTTTGAAACTCAGTTAGAAAATCAGGTAACTTCCCTGCGCGGATGGCGAGATGCTTTGAAAGCCTATTCTCCCCAAGGGATTTTGGAGCGCGGCTACAGTATTTTGCGCTCGCCTGCTGGCGGGGTCATCAAATCGGTATCGCAGGTAAATAAAGGCGATCTACTAGAGGCGATTTTCGCTGATGGAACGGCAGTAACCAAGGTTTTTGGTACGAATCAGAAAAATAGTTCAGGAGACAGTGATGAGTGA
- a CDS encoding LssY C-terminal domain-containing protein, with translation MATSEDKPAQKTEGKKQGPASASEGALVATKDQEASAGAGSENDESLPFELGQKLGYHKSAPLTLYQIIDYVFVVIAAVLTVRLAWILLKHGFQLSLVILVYLTFFWVLLAYLALPRLHQIMSSLYVPDYYIGRSKTGDGILGDPINLAWLGEEEDIHLAMQAAGWTMADEITLSSSWKIIFASVFKRSYPAAPVSPLYLFGKKQDFAYQQEVDGNPSQRHHVRFWRVPEGWKLPGGFQADWLAAATFDKAVGLSLFTLQITHKIDENIDIERDHVVDTVRAACTSVEVDVIPDATSAYHSRNGGGDRVQTDGSLPVIEANLVSEEHLNRRENLALQHKGYLRSSREQAEKKNKRRLLRDREVPATSLACGITLTVLHALELAAIGYILATNPKYADELGFSFYQTNLAGWGFMALAVLLTVLIVGTLCHQRWMRLGLLLVLTVTVIVRMMESLGIEGASGTPLWITSTTLSVLAILAITSPGARRWVKEE, from the coding sequence ATGGCAACCAGCGAAGATAAGCCGGCTCAAAAAACCGAGGGCAAGAAACAGGGGCCAGCAAGCGCGAGTGAGGGCGCCCTAGTGGCTACTAAAGACCAAGAGGCTAGCGCGGGGGCAGGATCGGAAAATGACGAAAGCCTGCCTTTTGAGTTAGGGCAAAAGCTGGGCTATCACAAATCTGCTCCCCTCACCCTTTACCAGATTATCGACTACGTTTTTGTGGTGATAGCGGCGGTTTTAACCGTGCGTCTGGCTTGGATCCTCCTCAAACATGGTTTCCAGCTTTCCCTGGTTATCCTGGTCTATTTAACTTTTTTCTGGGTGCTTTTGGCTTATCTGGCGCTGCCACGTCTACATCAAATAATGTCTTCGCTCTACGTTCCGGACTATTACATTGGGCGTTCTAAAACCGGGGATGGGATTCTGGGGGATCCTATTAACCTAGCTTGGCTGGGAGAAGAGGAGGATATTCACCTGGCGATGCAGGCAGCGGGCTGGACGATGGCCGACGAGATTACGCTTTCTTCTTCTTGGAAGATTATTTTCGCCAGTGTTTTTAAGCGTTCCTACCCGGCGGCTCCAGTTTCCCCGCTCTATCTTTTCGGGAAGAAACAAGATTTTGCCTATCAACAAGAGGTAGACGGCAATCCCAGTCAGCGACATCATGTGCGTTTTTGGAGGGTTCCGGAAGGTTGGAAACTGCCGGGGGGATTCCAAGCGGATTGGCTGGCAGCGGCAACTTTCGACAAGGCGGTCGGTCTGTCGTTGTTCACTTTGCAAATCACCCACAAGATTGACGAGAACATCGATATTGAACGTGACCATGTAGTAGATACCGTCCGGGCGGCCTGTACCAGCGTAGAAGTAGACGTGATTCCCGATGCTACCAGCGCGTATCACTCGCGCAACGGCGGAGGTGACCGGGTACAAACCGATGGAAGCCTGCCGGTGATTGAAGCCAATCTGGTAAGTGAAGAACATCTGAATCGGCGCGAAAACTTGGCTTTGCAACATAAGGGTTATCTGCGTTCTTCCCGCGAACAGGCAGAGAAGAAAAATAAGCGCCGGCTGCTGCGAGATCGCGAAGTACCAGCCACTTCTTTGGCCTGTGGGATTACTTTGACGGTTCTGCACGCCTTGGAACTGGCGGCGATTGGCTATATCCTCGCTACCAACCCAAAATATGCAGATGAATTGGGGTTTTCTTTTTACCAGACTAACCTGGCAGGCTGGGGTTTTATGGCGTTAGCGGTCTTACTTACCGTCTTAATCGTGGGAACTTTATGTCACCAAAGATGGATGCGTCTGGGACTGCTCTTGGTGCTTACCGTAACGGTGATCGTGCGGATGATGGAGTCCTTGGGAATCGAAGGCGCCTCCGGAACTCCCCTATGGATCACTTCCACTACCTTGTCGGTGCTGGCAATCTTAGCGATTACTTCTCCGGGCGCTCGGCGTTGGGTGAAGGAGGAGTAG
- a CDS encoding exodeoxyribonuclease VII small subunit: MSEEKTEVPVGELSYEQAREQLVAAIAQLESGKLGLEESLKVWERGEQLANHCQSFLDEAKQRLEQVKKSE, encoded by the coding sequence ATGAGTGAAGAAAAAACTGAAGTTCCCGTAGGGGAACTTTCCTATGAGCAGGCGCGCGAACAGTTGGTGGCCGCGATCGCTCAGCTGGAGTCCGGCAAGCTAGGCCTGGAGGAATCTTTAAAGGTGTGGGAGCGCGGGGAACAGCTCGCCAACCATTGCCAATCCTTCTTAGATGAGGCCAAGCAGCGTTTGGAACAGGTCAAGAAATCGGAATAG
- a CDS encoding histidine--tRNA ligase gives MSGKIVATRGMRDFLPTEKTWRERVLSVLRETYTSLGFMEIETPALEPIARLQSGQGGENEKMIFQVMRRGLDPQTGILPAEAVDLGLRYDLTLPLTRYFASHQAELPNVFRAFQTGPVWRAERPQKGRFRQFNQVDIDILGEASFSAEVEIIVTMWNAIGKLGLDKDSTILLNDRRFLRELMKAAGVAEEKHDSAFITLDKLEKIGEEGVIKELVGQEIAADSQAKALVEAVGSIAALELDSAVETVQVPSLNTELPLFDLGAIASQVREIAPDIKISFTPTLVRGMGYYTGPIFEVSHTASGSSICGGGRYDGVVGRWLGRDVPAVGFSFGFERIVDLVSLPEVGQQLKVALAYQKPHEALAALHLREGLLEAGASNAGLLKAPRKMSAGFFEQAASLGYNRVLLPSRYLEAAEQTDPDFEALLEQARVLEN, from the coding sequence ATGTCTGGAAAAATTGTTGCTACTCGCGGAATGCGAGACTTTTTACCCACCGAAAAAACTTGGCGTGAACGCGTCCTTAGCGTCCTGCGCGAAACCTACACTTCCCTGGGGTTTATGGAGATAGAAACCCCAGCCCTGGAGCCGATCGCGCGGCTGCAATCTGGGCAAGGTGGCGAAAACGAGAAAATGATTTTCCAGGTGATGCGGCGCGGACTAGATCCGCAAACAGGCATCCTGCCTGCGGAGGCTGTAGACCTAGGGCTACGCTATGACTTGACCCTTCCCTTGACCCGCTACTTCGCCAGCCACCAAGCGGAGCTGCCGAACGTGTTTCGCGCCTTCCAGACCGGGCCAGTGTGGCGTGCTGAGCGGCCCCAAAAGGGGCGTTTCCGCCAATTTAACCAGGTAGATATCGATATATTGGGGGAAGCCTCCTTCAGCGCAGAAGTCGAAATTATCGTGACCATGTGGAACGCGATCGGCAAACTGGGGCTAGATAAAGATTCCACGATCCTGCTTAATGATCGTCGTTTCCTGCGAGAGCTCATGAAAGCAGCCGGGGTCGCAGAAGAAAAACACGATAGCGCCTTCATTACCCTCGATAAGCTGGAAAAAATTGGGGAAGAGGGAGTTATCAAAGAGCTAGTCGGGCAGGAAATAGCCGCTGACTCCCAAGCGAAAGCCCTAGTAGAGGCAGTAGGCAGTATCGCCGCGCTGGAACTGGACAGCGCAGTTGAAACTGTGCAGGTGCCTTCCCTTAACACCGAGCTGCCCCTCTTTGACCTGGGAGCCATTGCCTCCCAGGTGCGGGAGATTGCTCCGGATATCAAGATCTCTTTCACTCCCACTTTGGTGCGGGGCATGGGGTATTACACCGGACCGATTTTCGAAGTTTCCCACACGGCCTCCGGCTCCTCGATTTGTGGGGGCGGACGCTATGACGGGGTAGTAGGGCGCTGGCTAGGGCGCGATGTTCCCGCAGTCGGATTCAGTTTCGGGTTTGAACGGATCGTCGATTTGGTGTCTCTTCCTGAGGTGGGACAGCAGCTAAAAGTGGCGCTGGCCTATCAAAAGCCACATGAAGCTCTAGCAGCTTTGCATCTGCGGGAAGGGCTCCTGGAGGCAGGCGCCAGTAACGCCGGTTTGCTGAAAGCCCCGCGCAAAATGTCGGCAGGGTTCTTCGAACAGGCAGCATCCTTGGGATACAACCGGGTGCTTCTGCCCAGCCGCTACCTAGAGGCTGCCGAGCAGACCGATCCGGACTTTGAGGCTCTGCTGGAGCAAGCGCGCGTCCTCGAAAACTAG
- a CDS encoding AI-2E family transporter translates to MNSRLDWLAQAFRRLLDALHRQRKTPVPAVRDAGSYTQDLPDIKPNREDASQKDTVPLTLRVAADWSWRLLVVAVAFAGFLYVASKFQVIVIPVAVALLLSVLLEPALRLLYVKLHLPRTLAAAVTLIIGVGIVVAMISVATTQLATELPNLIGRTKAGVDEGIHWLATGPLEMDTETASKLWAQAQDQIQNYARQNASWLASNALGTMSAVTSAFTGALTALFCLFFFLKDGRKLWQWFLRLTPRSARHPLNEAVIRGWVTLGAYTRTQCLVAAIDAVGIGGGAYLIGVPLAIPLAILVFLAAFVPILGAILSGMMAVAIALVDKGFTTAIVMLIIILVVQQLESNLLQPALMSNAVSLHPVAVLLAVAGGGASMGIVGAIFAVPILAFVNTTVLYLRGYDSFIRLCYQKDRPGGPPGSLDKELAEAARPSEQNLSEAREAKAAAEEDGERRTPREHAEQAEKVQLEIQDTLSEFAAADPNQIVPADAKTDFEVGATTKIQKVVEAEHAARQEDQDLPSKADNSEDEEE, encoded by the coding sequence ATGAATTCTCGTCTTGACTGGCTCGCGCAAGCATTTCGGCGTCTACTTGACGCACTGCATAGGCAGAGAAAAACACCTGTTCCGGCAGTTCGGGACGCAGGCTCGTATACTCAAGACCTCCCGGATATAAAGCCAAATAGGGAAGATGCCTCGCAAAAAGACACGGTGCCGCTGACCTTGCGGGTAGCGGCTGATTGGTCGTGGCGGCTACTGGTGGTGGCAGTGGCTTTTGCCGGCTTCCTTTATGTCGCCAGTAAATTCCAGGTAATCGTGATTCCGGTAGCGGTGGCACTGTTATTATCGGTGCTTTTAGAACCCGCACTGCGACTTTTATACGTGAAACTGCATTTGCCTCGGACACTGGCCGCCGCCGTCACTTTGATTATCGGGGTGGGGATAGTGGTAGCCATGATCTCGGTGGCTACCACCCAGTTGGCTACCGAACTTCCCAATTTGATTGGGCGCACTAAAGCTGGCGTAGACGAGGGAATTCACTGGTTGGCCACCGGGCCGTTGGAGATGGACACCGAGACCGCCTCCAAGCTGTGGGCGCAAGCCCAAGACCAAATCCAAAATTATGCACGCCAGAATGCGTCTTGGCTAGCATCGAATGCCCTGGGAACCATGTCGGCGGTGACCTCGGCTTTCACCGGGGCGCTGACTGCCTTGTTCTGTTTGTTCTTCTTCTTAAAAGATGGGCGTAAGCTGTGGCAGTGGTTCTTGCGGTTGACTCCGCGTTCGGCGCGCCACCCGCTAAACGAGGCGGTTATTCGCGGCTGGGTTACTCTCGGCGCCTATACCCGCACCCAATGCCTAGTCGCGGCGATTGACGCGGTGGGTATTGGTGGAGGTGCCTACCTGATTGGGGTTCCCTTAGCGATCCCGCTGGCAATCCTGGTGTTCCTGGCGGCCTTCGTGCCGATTCTGGGTGCGATTCTTTCGGGGATGATGGCAGTAGCTATCGCCTTGGTAGATAAGGGATTCACCACGGCGATCGTGATGCTAATTATTATTTTGGTGGTTCAGCAGCTGGAATCCAACTTGCTGCAGCCAGCATTAATGTCTAATGCGGTTAGCTTGCATCCGGTGGCAGTATTGCTGGCAGTAGCCGGTGGCGGTGCCTCGATGGGAATCGTAGGCGCGATTTTCGCGGTTCCGATTTTGGCTTTCGTAAACACCACAGTGCTCTACCTGCGGGGTTATGACAGCTTTATTCGTCTTTGTTACCAAAAAGATCGCCCCGGCGGTCCTCCTGGATCCCTCGATAAGGAACTCGCGGAGGCAGCTCGCCCCAGCGAACAGAACCTGTCAGAGGCGCGGGAAGCCAAAGCCGCCGCTGAAGAAGACGGGGAGCGGCGTACCCCTCGTGAACATGCGGAACAGGCAGAGAAAGTGCAGCTGGAGATTCAAGATACTCTTTCCGAGTTTGCGGCCGCAGATCCGAATCAGATTGTGCCAGCGGATGCCAAAACCGATTTCGAGGTAGGGGCAACGACCAAGATTCAGAAAGTTGTGGAGGCTGAACACGCCGCCCGGCAAGAAGACCAGGATCTGCCCTCAAAAGCAGACAATTCTGAGGACGAAGAGGAATAG
- a CDS encoding Bax inhibitor-1/YccA family protein has translation MANPVMNQVGEQMRRTPAGYPEMPGYQVGNDPRAANPVYPQSATPGVPGQSTYNPGQTTFDQGQQLGVPQSTSRPMTLDDVLVRTGLSFGVMILAAAALWFWGVSDLAANVGTMLTISSVSALIAFALVLVHSFRRKPSAVITLGYSFFEGLFIGGISAFFEYTYPGIVIQALIGTAAVFVTCLVLFKSGLVRVNSKFMKIMLLGIVSIVVYRLLAMVLAMVTPSSAVGNMDQITLFGLPLGLLVGLFAVIFGAMSLISDFDMVREGVRLGADKDMAWSCALGIMVTVVWLYIEILRIIAILRDN, from the coding sequence ATGGCAAATCCGGTTATGAATCAAGTAGGCGAGCAGATGCGTCGCACCCCGGCTGGGTATCCAGAAATGCCTGGTTATCAGGTAGGGAATGATCCCCGGGCGGCTAATCCGGTTTACCCGCAGTCAGCTACCCCTGGCGTTCCCGGACAAAGCACCTATAATCCTGGACAAACCACCTTCGATCAAGGTCAGCAACTGGGGGTGCCCCAAAGCACCTCCCGTCCGATGACCTTAGATGATGTGCTGGTACGTACCGGTTTGAGCTTCGGGGTAATGATCCTGGCGGCAGCCGCACTATGGTTTTGGGGAGTAAGCGACCTAGCGGCGAACGTGGGAACTATGCTCACCATTTCCTCGGTTTCCGCTCTAATAGCTTTTGCTCTGGTACTGGTGCATTCCTTCCGCAGAAAGCCCTCAGCGGTGATTACCTTGGGTTATTCCTTCTTCGAGGGGCTGTTTATCGGCGGTATTTCGGCATTCTTTGAATACACTTACCCCGGGATTGTAATCCAGGCGCTGATTGGAACAGCAGCGGTATTCGTTACCTGCCTAGTGCTGTTCAAATCCGGGCTGGTGCGGGTGAACTCCAAGTTCATGAAGATCATGTTGCTGGGCATAGTATCGATTGTTGTTTACCGCCTTTTGGCGATGGTTCTGGCGATGGTTACTCCCTCCAGCGCTGTCGGCAATATGGATCAAATAACCCTCTTCGGTTTGCCCTTGGGACTACTAGTAGGCTTATTTGCGGTAATCTTCGGGGCAATGTCACTAATCTCTGATTTCGATATGGTTCGTGAGGGAGTGCGCCTGGGGGCTGACAAAGATATGGCCTGGAGCTGCGCCCTGGGAATCATGGTGACTGTGGTTTGGCTCTACATCGAGATTCTGCGAATCATCGCGATTCTTCGAGATAACTAA
- the trhA gene encoding PAQR family membrane homeostasis protein TrhA: MTPDDGRYVQVRTRIKDSFNTLPKPKLRGWIHTITTPLSLAASIVLICLADTTAKRWACAVYLVCSLLLFGVSALYHRIDWGKRAHSVMRRLDHCNIFLLIAGSYTPIAVSLLPYPQVRNLLLLVWLGALAGILLSIFWPGAPRWLYVPIYILLGWVALAYMEPLRQAGGLVLIWLLVAGGLSYSLGAVFYGIRWPGRRARYFGYHEIFHAGTVAGWTCICIAAYFAVLS; the protein is encoded by the coding sequence ATGACACCTGATGACGGACGATACGTGCAGGTGAGAACGCGGATAAAAGATTCTTTCAATACCTTGCCGAAACCCAAGTTGCGGGGCTGGATTCATACCATAACCACCCCGCTGTCCTTAGCTGCCTCGATTGTGTTGATTTGTCTAGCAGACACCACCGCGAAACGCTGGGCGTGTGCCGTTTACCTGGTTTGTTCGCTGCTACTTTTCGGAGTTTCGGCGCTCTACCATCGCATCGACTGGGGCAAACGGGCGCACAGCGTAATGCGCCGTCTTGATCACTGCAATATCTTCCTTTTAATTGCGGGATCTTATACTCCCATAGCGGTTTCGTTGCTACCTTATCCGCAGGTCAGAAATCTTTTGCTGCTGGTATGGCTGGGAGCCTTGGCGGGCATCTTGCTTTCTATATTTTGGCCGGGGGCTCCCCGCTGGTTGTATGTGCCCATCTATATTTTGCTGGGCTGGGTGGCACTGGCATATATGGAGCCGCTACGCCAAGCCGGGGGATTAGTGCTTATTTGGCTGCTAGTGGCGGGGGGACTCAGCTACTCGCTAGGCGCCGTGTTTTACGGGATCCGCTGGCCAGGTAGACGCGCCCGCTACTTTGGGTATCACGAGATTTTCCATGCCGGCACGGTGGCGGGCTGGACCTGTATCTGCATCGCCGCCTATTTCGCTGTGCTATCCTGA